One genomic window of Solanum dulcamara chromosome 10, daSolDulc1.2, whole genome shotgun sequence includes the following:
- the LOC129871110 gene encoding microtubule-destabilizing protein 60 translates to MESPNTKSSQKLVRSSSQSPIHSPGRTVRSSSPQYQLMKNNNVLRDEPKEKSIDKNKAQQKSLAKDNTKPVEIKLHTQQRARRRALFNYSMETKSYFIEQQKKTVEKVQKMIEEEEVRLLRKEMIPRAQLMPFFDKPFLPQRSTRPLTIPKEPSFMLNGKCSSYMNFSIFNIMKQVK, encoded by the exons ATGGAGAGCCCAAACACCAAATCTTCTCAAAAG CTTGTGAGGAGCAGTTCACAATCTCCAATCCATTCTCCTGGAAGAACAGTGAGATCAAGTTCTCCTCAATATCAATTGATGAAAAACAATAATGTG tTGAGAGATGAgccaaaagaaaaatcaattgACAAAAACAAG GCTCAACAAAAGTCATTAGCAAAGGATAATACAAAACCTGTGGAGATCAAACTTCATACTCAACAAAGAGCAAGAAGACGTGCTTTATTCAATTACTCA ATGGAAACCAAATCTTACTTCATAGAGCAACAGAAGAAAACAGTAGAGAAAGTACAAAAG ATGATAGAGGAAGAAGAAGTTCGTTTGCTAAGAAAAGAAATGATACCAAGAGCTCAATTGATGCCGTTTTTTGATAAGCCCTTCCTTCCACAAAG ATCAACAAGGCCTTTGACTATTCCAAAAGAACCAAGTTTCATGTTGAATGGCAAATGTTCTAGCTACATGaacttttcaattttcaacattATGAAGCAAGTCAAGTGA
- the LOC129871714 gene encoding zinc finger protein 4-like: MMEASSGNDSDITSQVASNIEFPQFSPEPVSLDLSLGFNSGTDEFASQDSIGFSVSSTCDESSNELAASQTSGEAAVRRVFTCNFCKRKFYSSQALGGHQNAHKRERTLAKRAMRMGIFSERYGNLAALPLPGSTARSLGIKAHSSMHQGFPAAIRSLDFNTSARFGYVHHQNPPLYVEDIDETDHLLWPGSFRQVTNVNISHHPTITFTGCSNVNSVEWTPSVEKDDLSPDLTLKL, from the coding sequence ATGATGGAAGCATCATCTGGAAATGATTCTGATATCACTAGCCAGGTTGCTTCTAACATTGAGTTTCCTCAGTTTAGTCCCGAACCTGTGTCACTTGACTTGTCTCTCGGCTTTAATTCTGGTACCGATGAATTTGCCAGCCAAGATTCGATAGGATTTTCAGTATCAAGTACGTGTGACGAAAGCAGCAATGAACTTGCAGCATCCCAAACTTCAGGGGAAGCAGCAGTTAGAAGAGTTTTCACTTGCAATTTCTGCAAACGTAAATTCTATAGTTCACAAGCACTTGGCGGTCACCAGAATGCTCATAAACGAGAGAGAACATTAGCTAAACGAGCTATGAGAATGGGGATCTTTTCGGAAAGGTATGGTAATTTGGCTGCTCTGCCATTGCCCGGGTCTACTGCTCGATCGTTGGGTATCAAGGCTCATTCTTCAATGCACCAGGGTTTTCCAGCAGCAATAAGGTCACTAGATTTCAATACGAGTGCTAGATTTGGATATGTACACCATCAGAATCCGCCTTTATACGTTGAGGATATCGATGAGACTGATCACTTATTATGGCCTGGCAGTTTTCGTCAAGTAACTAACGTTAACATCTCTCATCATCCTACTATTACTTTTACTGGATGTTCGAATGTGAATTCTGTAGAGTGGACTCCGTCTGTTGAAAAAGACGATTTGTCACCAGATCTCACACTGAAGCTTTGA